TCTGTTTCATCACCATACCTTCTTCCTTGATAGATCCTTCCAATGGTCTTCCATGTTTCAGGCATTTACAACTCTGCTGCAAACTCATAAGAAACCGCAATGATGTTGTAAACATCATCGTATGTAAACAGCCGGTAGTGCCGATAGATGTCTTTATCAAAGTCCTCCCGCACCGGCAGAGACTTCAGCCAAGTGCTATCCTCAATCAAATCGAAAGAACTGCCATCCAGATGCCCCATCCCAGCCAGATTTTCATAGGTGTCCAATTCGCAGGCAAAATAGGCCAGCACCCGCCGGAAGGTGAGTGTGTAGGGAAACCAGTCTTTTTCGTCCCTGTGCTGGGAGATCAGATGGCCATTGATGTCCCCCGTAAAGGTCAGATTGTTCAGAGCATCCTGTTTCACCTGGTCCAGATAGATACAGTCCCGTCCCATCAAAACACCTAAGCAAGTGTTAACAGCAGTCGCTTTTTCCATAGGTAACTCTCTCCTCAGCTCTCGTGGGTGATACAGAAAATCTCCTGGTTCAAGTCAAAGTAGACCACCATCAGCTCGTCGGTGATCTCTGGGTTGAAGGACAGGTCCAGAATGAAAACTTGCTGATTCATCTCGCTATCCACCAGGCTGCCGAACCGCTTGAGCCGCAAAAAGTCCGCCATCTCGGCAAAGGACAGCTTGGCCGGGTCGGTTCCTGGAAAAAGTTCCGCCGCAATATCCGGGCCTACATCGTCCCGGTGGAACTCCATGAAAAATACCACGGCATCGTGGTAGGGGCTGCCCTCGTCCGCCAGCGCCGCTTTGATGGCAGCTTTGGCCTTTTCCGCCAATCTCTCCGCCTCATCCAGCATTTCTCCTACCGCATCCATGGCAGCAGAATCAGCGGTCAGTTCTCCCTCCACATCGAAGAGAAAGGGCAGCCCCGATTCCTCGGGAAAGTTGAATATCTCCTCGCCGGGTGTATATGTAAAATCAATGCGTTTACAGTTCAGCTTCACAGGGATGCCTCCTCATTGGTTTTCCAGATGGGGTAATAGAATTGGCGAATAGACTACTGTATCTCCATCATGATCCATCTTGAGAATGACAGCAAATTCCGCCACATTGCTCTCCTGTCCCTTTGGGAGAGGAAAGATCATTGGGGGGCAACGCAGGGCAGCATGGTTCGTGGTTTTATTCCAGTCCTCCATGGCCGCAGATAAAATGGCGTCAATGTGTGCCAATACCTTCTCAATAGAACCCGCTGATATGTTGTAAAAAGCGGGGTTTTTATGATACTGCTCTGTGATGAAGTTTTTATAGGTTTGGACTGGCATAAAGCAAAATTCCCAATCAAGGGGATACAACCCAAGCCAATACTCATACAGTTTCATAGGCGCCTCCTTACCCCTCAATGTTGGCAGCTTTGAGGCCCTTTTTCAAGGAGCCGTAGACCGTCACCGCATGGTCGGTGAACATCTCGTCGCAGTCAAACCAGACGGTGAAGCTGCCGCCGGAGGTGACGGACAGGCTCGTCATGCTGATCCGCCGGGCAAGTTCTTCCTCTGTGATGGGGTCTGTTCCCGGGTCACGGGGGTTTTCCTCATCCTGGGAGAGCCAGTCGTTGGCCAGCCCGGTCAGGTTCTTTGCCGCAAGCTCCCGCATGGCCTTGTCCCAGGTCTCGCAGTCGGCCAGCAGCTTCTTGGCGGCACTGCGGGCACGGGTCCAGGAGGGCTTGCTCTCCGCATTGACCTCCAGAGACAGGTACACATCCGTTCCGCACCACTGGATCTCACCCTCAAAGGTGTTATAGTCCTTGTCCAGCGTCAGCTCCCCCAGCGTCTCATCCTGGAGCACCACCGGCCTGTGGTACTCGTCCAGAACGGCCTGAAGCTCCGGGCAGTCCTCGTGGGCCTTGACCACCTGGGCGATACACCAGGGCCACGCCACCAGATCCTTTGCCCATTCTTCCTTCATTCGGCGGATCTTCAGGCGGCAGATCTGCTCCTTGCCAAAGCGTCCCCAGCCCTTTTCGCTGTTACGCTCCTCGTCGGTGACCGGCCAATCCAGCCGCTCCTCTTTGGTGCTGACCTTGCCGGTGTCACAGAACACCATGCCCAGCGTCACAACAGTCATTTCCCAAAAGTTGCCCCTGTTGTTATATCCGCCCCCAATGCAGCGATTAATCAGAGCGACCACTTCCTGCTCCTCGGGCTCGTACATCTCATAGAATTCTTCAAACATCGGCGTGACCTCCTTTACAGCAGTTCCAGCACCGCGGCGGCGGGCTTGGCAAACTCTGCCGGGACTTGCTCCAATATATCCCGGTAGGCTTCCACCGACTGCCAGGAGTCATAATAGAAGCTGTAAAATTCGTCTGCGGGGAAAACCTCGTCCTCCTCGTAGCGCATCTCATCCGCTTCCCCGTCGTATTCTTCCGACCACAGATATTCTTCCCGGAGCAGATCGGAGAACTGCGGCAGCGGCTCGGCGTGCTCCATCTCATCCCCATCGCGAAAGCACTGGAGGATGCCGGCAAAGAAGTCCAGCAGTTCCCCGGCCAGGAAATGGGCCACAGGATTCCGGCCGCTCTCTTTGAGTGCTTTGCCCAGAATCCGGCTCAGGAACACCATGCCGAAAGGCGTGGCGTGCCAAAGGGTCCCCTGGTGCTCCATGTTGGTGGTGAGCTCATAGAGAGACTCTTTGACGGACGCCAAATCACGCATCTGCTCCAGCACCGCCAGATGCGCGGGAAAATCCGTCCCCCGGCCATAGGCGGTGGTGAGCCGGTGCCACGGGACATCCGTGACCTTGAGATGGGTGATGTAGGTCCTGTTTTCCTCTGTCATGTTGCCGCCCTCCTTACTCTGTTGTCTGGCTGCGGTACTCCTTCTCCAGCGCGGTGTACCACCGTTTCAGCATGGTTTGCAGACCGGTTTTCCCTTTACGATCTGTAAAAACGAGAAACTTCTGCATCAGTCTGGGGAATAGATATTTGCCCGCCTCTGTCAGATCCTGATTGAGATAGACCATCCGCAGGATACGGCCCTGTCGATCCAGAGGGTTCTTTTTCAGCAGTTCCTTTTCAAAGCAGAAGCGCAGGAATACTGCATTCTCGTCGTAGAAGTCCTCCACCACAGCCGCGCCAATGCTGGTATATGTGATGTCGTACACCAACCGGCTCCAGTCAAATTTCTCGGCATAGAGCAGTTTCAGTGCCTTTGCCCAGTGCTCCTCCGGAATCACCAGCATCCTGTGCTGGGCGGTGCTGGAGTAGCCACGGTAGACGGGTTCCGGCTGTCCCAGCAGTTCACTCACACTGTCGGCGTAGACGAAGCACAGCTCCTCATCGAACAGGCCACCGATGAAGTTGCCATTGCAGTACAGCATATAATTCTTGGACTTGGCTGGAGAATAAGAGAGGCTATATTCCTGCGAGACCAGGCTTTTATGTACCTTGTTCAGAAAGTCTATTGATGTCATGGCTTTACTCCTCAAACTCGCCCTCAATCATCCCGTTCAGATACCGGCCGGGATCTGCGATGAAGTCATCCCATTTGGCCAGAGGGTGGAATTCCTCATGCTCGATATCCAGATACCACAGCTTTTTGTCCCTGGGGCTCCACAGCAGCAGATAGTCGCTGTAATTGTCCATGGCCGCCATCAGGGAGAGCAGCTTCTTCCGCTTCCAGGTCATCTCCTGCACATCCATGAAAGAGTAGAGCTCTGCCCACTTCACCCATTTCTGCTCCGGGAACTCCAGCCGCAGGGGGCCGGTCTTCAAGTATTCCACCAGCCGGGCAGGCAGCTTATAGGGCATGAGCTGCCGGAGCTTTTCCTGCTCGTTGTGCCATTCCTCCGGTTCCAGGGCTTTCAGGTAGTCGGCCAGCTCCTGATTCTTGTTCTGCACCGCCACGGTGTAAGGCCGGTCGCCGTATTTGTCAGCAATGGTGATGTCGGCTCCTTGCTCAATGAGCCAGCGCACCATGGGAAGATTTTTGTGTCGGACAGCTTCGGTGACAGCGGTGGAGGCGTTCGGAAACACCATGTCCGGCTTGTGGTAATTGATGTCTGCCCCTTTTTCCAGAAGCAGCCGGGCAAGTTTGGTATTGCCCTCGGACACAGCGGCCCGGAATGCCTCGCCGCCAAACTTGTCCACTGTGATCCCGGCTTGCTCCAGCACCGGGATATTCTCCGGGCGCTTGCCCCAGCGCACTTCCTGGAAGGCCCGCTCTTTCTGCTTGGGGGTAAGCTGCGCGGTCTGTCCCACAAAGAGTTTCACCACCTCCGGCCCACAACAGCGGGCGGCGGTGAGCAGTAGGGGCTGTTCCTCTGCCAGACTGGAATCAGCCCCATGCTCCAGCAGGAAGTGGATCATAGGCACATCATTCCGAAAAACCGCGATCTCCAATGGCATCAGCTTGATGTATTCGCTGAGCTGGATGGGAACATCTAAATCCAGGCCACCTTGAAGCAGCGCCTCCAGCTTGGGAGTGTCATGGTCACAGATGGCGGCAGCCGTTTCCGGGAGAGTCTCCCAGCGGCCAAGATAGGCAATTTCGTACATAGGGCACCTACTTTCTCTATCCTACAATGGTGGTTTCCTTTACGGCCAGATTGTCATAATCCATAGCAATCAGTTTTTCGGCGGCCTCCGGGGTACACATGAACCAGGTGCTCACGCCCCAGGCGTCCATCCTTGTGACGGTGAAGAAATGGGTTTGGGCAGAAGCAGGTTCTCTTGCGTCAATATAGTAGTCGGAGTAGAGATACACCAGATCGACCTCTCGCTCCGGCAGCCACTTGGCCCGGCGCACACGTGGTTTGCCGTTTTTCAGCGTCTTCTCTCTGGGGTTCTCAAACCACGCCAGTTCCTTGAGCTTCAGACCAGTGAAGGTATCTATGAGCCGCTGGGCAATCTCCCGGTGGGTAAACACCCCGCAGTTCCAGGAGCCCACCAGCCAGGTCTGGATAAAGTCTCCCACCTTGCTGCCGGGGGCGGGCGGCCCGTAGACGCTCTCGTCCGCCCACATGACCTCCAGCTTTTCACATTGATCCGGCCGGGGACAGGATTTCTTATCACCATAGCGGTACATGATATTCACATAGCCGAAGTCCCGGCCGGTCCGGTCATGGCCGACGGCTTCCACTTGATAGGCAGTTATGGACATTTCAGCTCCACCTCCTGTGCCAGTACAAATCCGCACAGCCCAAGGGAAGCGTCGATGACAAATACCCGGATGTGCTCCCGATCCATGCGCTCCCGCAGTTCCTCGATGCTGCAACAGGCGGGAAAGCCGTAAGAGACGGCCCCGCCCAGCAGGTCTTTGTACTGTTCAAAAAAGCCGTCCACGGTGATCTCATCCATGCCGAAGAGGATGTTGTCCCGGATCACATTCTCAAACCAGTGGGCCAGCAGGCCGGTGAAGTGAACGGATACGTTCTCTCCGGCCTCAGTCCGGGTATCCACATGCAGGATATGGGCTTCAAAGTCAGCGCAATAGCACAGGACCCTGTTGTCGTGCAGATGGTCAAAGGATTGAATCACCATACTCATGCCAGCTCTGCGTCCAAAATCTGGACTTGCTTCCCTTCCTCGTTCACATAGTAAAGGGCGATATAATCAATGCCGTCCCGCCTGACCTGCTCCCAAGGCATCCGCTCACCGTTGATCAGTTCCACGGTATCCGCCCCATCCGGTTCGAAGTCCTCTTTTTCGTCCTCATAGTCAACGCTGTAACCCAGCTCCACCACCAGCTTGGAGGCAGGGATCCCATACCGCTTGAGGGGACGGTGCTCCAGCTTGGATGGATCGTGTACATCGCAGAACAGATTGTCGTAGCCATGCCGCCCACCGTCAAAGATGACGAACTCCTCGCCGCTCTCCGGATCACGGGCTGCCACCAGTCCGGGGACCTCATCCCCATCTACGATATAGGATTGGGGCTCTCCCTTCACCGTGAGCAGATCTCCGCAATACCAAACCTCCAGCAGTTCCTTGCCGGTGGAGGAACAGAGTGTCACGGTGGGCAGACGCTTCTCCGTCCACTCTTTCACATGGCCTTCCAGCCAGGTGGGATATTTTTCAGGCATCATAGCCGTTCTCCTCCTATTTCAATTTCAGCACAAATCCCCAGATACTCACCACGATCAGGAGGACACCCAACAAAAAGAAAACCACCCGCCGGTATCCCCTGCCGTGGCGGTGGGCATCCCGCGTACCGGTGGGGTCGCAGAGCCAGTTCCAGTTGCGGATCGCTCCGATCAAAATCACTGCACCGATGATTACCGAGGCAATATACCAATGCTCCTGTAAAAAAGCCGTAATCTGCCCGCTGTTCATTTACATATAACCCTCTTTCCATCATCGGGAGTTTCCCGCCGGATAATCTCCTCCCGCTCTTTCTGATCTATCTCCAAGGCTTTTTCCTCCTCCAGATATTCCTCGCAGTCCCGGACCAGCTTTTGGGCATTCGGGTCCTCCGGGGCCAGGTCCAGCCAGTGTTTTGCGTATTCATAGGCGGTGGCGGCGGAGGGGTATGCCATCAGACAGGAATAGCCCATCCTGGCGTTCCAGTAGGGGTCGTTCTCCCCCTGGGTGCAGACGGACTCCAACAGGTCAATGGCGTGCCGGATGAGAGCCCCGTCCACTGCACCGTCGGTCCCATGCGCTCTATGATCCCCCAGCACCGCCAGATTGCTGTAAGCCCGGCTCAGCTTGACGGTCAGAAAATAACCCCGCTCCTGCTCCGGGATAGCTTCGATGGCCTCAATACATCGGGAGAACTCGTCCGCATCATTCCACTGTTCAAGCAGCTCCGACAGCTTTGCTGTCTCCGCCTGATTCATGACTTCACCGCCTTTCCCGTATCACCCCTGTATATCCGCACCAATGGGGCCTTTTTTCAGTGTTCCATCCACAGTGACCACATGGCCCCAGAACATATCATCGTCCTCATACCAAGCGGTAAAACGCCCGCCGGGGGAGACCGAAAACTCAGTGAGAATGATGCGCCGGGCGAACTCATCCCCGGTGATGGGATCTTTCTCCGGGTCCCGGTCGGTCTGGTCATTGTCCGCCAGCCATTCGTTGGCCTGAGCGGTGAGCTTCTGGGCAGCCATCGCCCGCAGGGACTTATCCCAGACTTCCTGATCTGCCAGCAGTTTCTTCATCACATTGGTGGCGCGGGTCCAGGACGCTTTCTTTTCAATCTCCACATCCAGCGAGATCTGGACTTCTTTTCCCATCCACCGGCAGGTCCCGGTGAACATACTCATTTCACGATCCAGCGTGAGGGTTCCCAGCACCTCGTCCTCCAGAAGAATGGGCTTTGTGTATTCCGCCCAGAGCTCCTCCAGTGCCGGACAGGGTACGCCTTCCTCCAGTATCTCCGTGACATACCACTGAGGTTCGCTGAGGGCATCGCCTTTCCAGCCGCGGGCTTTGATCCGGTAAATCCGGCCCTTGGCAAACCGCTTGGAATAGCCGCCGGATTCCCGCTCCTTGTCCGTCAGCGGCCAGCTCAGGTAGCATCGGCCGGAGATCACCTGTCCGGTCTGGACATCCGCCATGGCAAGGGCATGGGTATGCGCCGTCCAGAAAGTATCCAGAAAGGTTTTGTCCGCGCTGGTACCGCTCTGGATCAGCACCAGCTTTTCCCCATCTTCCTGGGCGTACAGGGCAATAAAGTCCTTGACCGTTCTCTTTTTCATGACGTTCTCCTTACGCAAATACCTGCTGGTATTTCTCTTTCAGTTCCTTTGGCACCGTCTTGATGACCTTGCTGCCGCCGTTTTCAGAGGACGGGCCCCAGATGGCCCAGAGCAGGCTCTGCCAAGCGATGGCCCGGAATTTCGGGTCCTTGTCCTCTTCCGGCAGGAGATACGCGGAAAAGCGGCGCTTGACTGTCAGCAGCGCATCCAGGCTTTCCGCGTTGGCAATCAGGCTGCGGAACTCCTTTGCAGGCTTTAGATTCTGCATGGACAATGCGCCCCGTACCAATACGCCCAGTGTCCATGGTTGGAAACCAAACTTCCGGATCAAGGCATGAAGGAATTTCTCTTGCAGGGAGGAGTGCTCGTCATCGCAGAGATCCAGATACTCCGCCACCAGCGGCGCCCACTGTTCTCCTTCCAGCCCCAGAGCGAACACAGCAAAAGAGCCGGGCATGGCGCAGGCTTCATCCGCGAGGTTTTGGTACCACTCATACTCCCGCATAGCCAGACGAGCGTATCGCTCTATAGCCGGATGCAGATTGGGGTGTTGCACAGCGCAGGCAAAGAGCTGATTGACTCCCTTCTTGGGCAAGCCGGGAATGGGCAGATAGATTTTCTCCTTTCCTCTGCACTCCACCGAGTAACTGCGGGGGAATTCCTCCTGCTCCAGCACCGCGCACAGGTAGTCCAGGATTTCAGCATAGCACTCCTCCGTGGAGTCCCTGGCGGTGATGCGGATGGTGGCAAAGGCGTCATTGGCCGATGCGGTGAAATGCACCGTCTTACGTTGTTGGATGTCCTTTGGCAATTTGCCGCTGCCGTTGGTTTTCAGTTTCTTTACCATGTCGGGACGGATTTGGGAAACCAAGCCGAAAATGTGTTCGGTGGTGAGGGATTCAAAACTCTGCCCATACACGGTATGGCAGACAGCCACATAGCAGGCAAAGCGCAGCAATCCTTCGTCCACATCCTCCGGACGCAATTCCGGCCGCACTGCGCAGGGCGGAAAGACGGTAAAGCCATCTTCCCGCTCTCCCACAAGGAAGCAGCGTTCCTGCACCTGCTTTTCTATGTACTTCTCCAACTCATAGCGGATCTCTTCCCAGCCCACCAGCCGCCGCATGGCGTCGCAGATGGAAACCGCATCCTCGCAGGGAAATTCCTTCAGCGGCAGCCGGGAAAGATGCCGCTCCAGCAGCTGATTGGGGAGAAAGGGCGTTCCGTTATGATTTCGCACCACGGTCGGGTAGGCGGCGTGATTTTCACGGGCGGCGCCGCTCAGCACATCCTGAATGCAGAGATCCGCTTCCACCAGCACCTCAGGGTCAGTATCCGGCTTATGGATCAGATAATAACGGCCATGTACGCCGTCACGCTTTGGCAAACTCATATAGGTTCTCCCCTCAGGTCTGCTGGTGCTGCATGGATACGATCTGGCAGTCCGGGCAGAACTCCACATAAAGCGCGCCCTCTGCACAGTCAAACACCGTATCCCACTGGATCTGGGCCAGGTACTTCATGGGCTTCCCACAGTGGGGGCAGGTCGTATATTCCGCGTCCTGCACCCAGTTGGCAAAGCCGCCGATGGTGTTCACATCCTCACAGGCCGCGCCGTAAAACAGGGGCACAGGCGCTTTGCCCAGTACAAAGGGATTTTCGGTGAGGGCCTTGTAGTCCTCGGGACTGACATAGCAGTCCATCTTCTCCGCCCCGTCAAAGAGTTCGGAGGGAAAGACCTCCACGCCGCCATCCAGAGAAAAGCGGTTGAAGGCGGGGCCTTTCAGGAATCCCACGCAGCTGGGGCAGCAGGTGGCGGTCAGGATACCATCCAGCCCCAGGAACCGGAGCCGCTCATCCCTGCCATCCAATACCAGCATGTCCACCATACGCCCGCCGCAGTGGGGACAGGTGTCCTCCCGCGCCCGGCCAATGCGGACGGGAGATTTCTCGCCAGCGGTTCCCTTGACCATAGGATAGCAGGTGTCGAAGTTGAGCTGGATTTTCTGGCCCTCCTTGTTGAAGGTCCAGCCTCCGATCTGCGCATAGCTGGATGGGTCCACATAGAGGCCCTTGCGCCAGGGCCGGGGATTTCGCTCCAGCTCCAGCAGCGTCTCCATTGCCTTGTCATCTCCCTGCATAGCAAGGCAACTCATCAGGTTGGAGGCCTCGCTGGAATATTCCGCGGACAACAGCGCATGAATCAGGCCATCCCGCACATCGGCGGGAGCGTGATAATAGATCTCACAGGGCCAGAACACCTCTGCGGCCAGTGCCGCCCGCTGGATCTCCGGGGCGATGGCATCCCGGTCCCCCAGCAGCTGCCAGAAGTCGGTGAACTCCGGGTCCTCCATCTCCGCCAGCCTCTGGATGTTCTGAATGAGATTTTTCTGCTTTTCGCCAATTTGTTCCGGCGTCCAGGCAAGAGCAGCTTGCCGATCCTGCTCGCACTTACATTTCCAGCACAATCCCTCATAGCCCAAAGAGGTCCCACAGCCGGGGCAGGCGTATTTCAGGCTCATATTCGTTGACTCCTTTCCAAAGACAGAAAGACGCCCCGCGACACCCTGTCACTTGGACAGGCTGACGCAGGGCGTGAAAAGGCCGCAAGAAAGAAGCCACATCTACCCCCAGATGTGGTTTCCTCCACAGGCAAAATCCATTTTTTATATAGAATCAAAGTTATCTTTAACTGATTCGTGTGCATCTCCAAAAACTTCCGCCTACATCACGCATGATTCCACGCGTATAGTGTAAGTTGCTTGTGATACTTTTATATGGTTAGTTGCTTCTCTTCAAACCACAAGGTCGGATGGTTCTTTTCCATCATACCTAATTACATGGAAATTATCAACTAAAACTTGCATCGATAAAATCCCAGAAACCGCTCTCTGTTAGGAAAACACATAGATGATGGCTGACAACTGCAACAGGCTCTGCAAAGGCTATGCCCAGCCCTGCAAACTAAGCTTTCAGGCTGTGGCGGTGTTTCCCTCCATTTTCAAAAGCATAGGAATTAGGATTCAAAATGGATAGAGGAACTGTTTGTGGCACTCTTTCTTTATAGGGCAGCAGAAGACTTCCATGCGGAGCAGCAGGGTGTTTCCGCATAGAAAAATGCCGAATTTAAATCTTTGAGCAGGTAAATTGAGAACACCACAATCGAATTAGAGCAATTCGATTGCGGTGCTCTTTTTTGTTAATTACAGGTTAAAAAGAATTTTTTCTTGCGTTCTTGTCAGCAGGGCCATTGTTGATGATATAATAAAAAGCAATATACACCACACCTGTTAAAATTAAGAATTTCCGATATCTGCTTTGCTATATAGCAATAAGGATCAGTTAATAACAGATGTATGGAGAAATTCAAAGGAGCAAAGTATGCGCAACCTTTTTGTCATTGGAAACAGATTTGATCTTGCGCACAATATAAAACGGGATTCAACCATTTTAGAGACTACTTAAGTGCAAACTACTCGATACTTCACAATATGCGCCATATGTACCAGAAGCAATAACAGAGCCATTACGGAAAAGAACTGCAAGACACTACAGAGATCGTTGGCTTAATCGCATATCTTTTAGACGAGGCTGCCGCAGACACAGGAAAATGTTTTGATAATGTTGAACCTCAATACGATAAAGAAGGAGACCGTATCTATTCTTGGGAATACGAAATGCAGAATCTATATGCGGGAATATGGCATGAACAATTCCATATATTACTGAACTTTCCATGGTAAAATTCAAACTTCCCTTTTGGTAGACAGCTTGATATTTTATTCAAAGAGGTGCATTTGCGATGGATATTTCTGTCCTTTATATTATTCCGAATGACCGGATTATTGAAACTGTCCAACGGGTTATGCAGCGTTGTGATGTTAACTATCCGGTATATTATGGAACCATGTCCGGAGCTTTGGAAATTGCGAAGCGGATGATCGCTCAGGGGAGCCGGGTGATTGTCAGCACCGGACTGACGGCTCTGTATTTGCGCAAGCATCTTTCTGTGCCTGTTCTGGAACTGCTTTTTACAAATACGGAGTTTGCCAGAGCCATTCAGGAGGGACTTGCTTTTTCCGATAAGATTCTCATAGTTGCCAGTACCTATGTTAATTATTTTGTCCAGCGCAGTCTGGAGTTGTTTCAAAATCCAACCCATTCTATTCAGGCGGCTGTGCTGTCTCTCGACCGCCCCTTTGAAGAGCAGGTTCAAGAATATCTTGACCAAGGCGATTTTGACGTGGTCATTTCGTCCACGCCTGGCGTGAAGCAGGCGCGAATCAACGGGAAAATCGGGATTTTGTTTGACGTTGATGAAAAAATGGTTGAGTTTTCCATACAGACTGCGCGTTCTTTGCTGGATTTTGTAGTACACCGCGCGGAAAACGATCAGCTAATACACGCTGTTATGAATTATACGCAAGAAGGGCTTATTATTACGGACCGCGACGGGATCATTTCACAGCTCAACGCCTCTGCAGAGCGCATTATTGGCACTGTAAATGAGGAAGCCTGCGGGCAGAATGCCGACCAGCTGCTGGCGAATCGTCATATTGTAGATTCTCTTACCAATGAAAGTGGTCTGGCTGATCCGGAGGCCCATCCGGTCGTTTTGCAGCGCAACACGATCCAACTGGATGGAAAATCTGTTGGCATATTACTCTCCATTCACGACATGGCGGATATTCGGATGCTGGAACGCTCTGCCAAACGCATTCATGAGTTGAACGGCCATGTTGCCACATGGCGCCTTTCCAATATTATTGGCAAATCGGAGGCTATTTCTCAGGCCCGGCAAATGGCGCGCCGCTTTTCTCAGTACAACAGCACGGTTTTGATCCTGGGAGAGACGGGCACCGGGAAAGAGTTGTTTGCCCAGGGGATCCACAATGCGAGTCCTCGCCGCAACGAACCTTTTCTGGCGATTAACTGTGCTGCCTTACCGGAACAGTTGCTGGAAAGTGAGCTGTTCGGCTATGTAAAAGGTGCATTTACAGGCGCCCGCAGCAACGGGAAAACCGGTTTATTTGAAGCAGCAAATGGAGGTACTATTTTCTTGGATGAAATCAGTGAGATCCCACCCAACATGCAGGCGCGTCTGCTTCGGGTGATCCAAGAACGTCAGGTAGTCCGGATCGGTGATGACAAAGTGATACCCGTTGATATTCGGATCCTTGCTGCCAGCAATCGGGATCTGAGGACTCTTGTGCAGCAGGGGGCATTCCGGGCAGACCTCTATTACCGGCTGAGCGTACTGGAATTAAAGGTTCCGCCTTTGTCCTGGCGCAGAGAGGATATTCCGCTACTGGCACAGTCCCTTTTACAGAACAAGAACAAGGCCCTGAATACACACGTTACGGGATTTGCTCCTGAGGCGCTGGAAGTTCTCCAAAGCCTAGAATGGCCGGGGAATATTCGTCAGCTGTCCAACTTTATTGAACGCCTGATGATTTTGTCTGATCCGCCGCTTATTACGGGGGAGAACGCCCGCGCCCTTGCGCAGAATGAGGCCACAAAAGAGCTGCCTGTTTCTAGGGAGGGCCATTTCCCTACCCTGGAGGAAGCGGAATCCAATCTGATTCGAAAGGCATTGGATCAGACGGGAGGCAGCCGTACAGCTGCTGCGCAGCTGCTGGGTATTCACCCCTCAACTTTGTGGCGGAAACTACGGGATTTTGATACAGAAATTCCTCTTTGATGATTGCATAATGCACAGTCCCCATTGCATGATGCAACTGTTCCAGCCGATTTTTGCCTTTTTTCGGTAGAAATCGGCTGGATTTTCTTATATGGATATGGCATGTAAATTGCTTTATACTTGTTTAAAGCGATTGTGAATTGCTTTGAAGAA
This DNA window, taken from Dysosmobacter welbionis, encodes the following:
- a CDS encoding DUF2004 domain-containing protein, producing MKLNCKRIDFTYTPGEEIFNFPEESGLPFLFDVEGELTADSAAMDAVGEMLDEAERLAEKAKAAIKAALADEGSPYHDAVVFFMEFHRDDVGPDIAAELFPGTDPAKLSFAEMADFLRLKRFGSLVDSEMNQQVFILDLSFNPEITDELMVVYFDLNQEIFCITHES
- a CDS encoding DUF2262 domain-containing protein, translating into MFEEFYEMYEPEEQEVVALINRCIGGGYNNRGNFWEMTVVTLGMVFCDTGKVSTKEERLDWPVTDEERNSEKGWGRFGKEQICRLKIRRMKEEWAKDLVAWPWCIAQVVKAHEDCPELQAVLDEYHRPVVLQDETLGELTLDKDYNTFEGEIQWCGTDVYLSLEVNAESKPSWTRARSAAKKLLADCETWDKAMRELAAKNLTGLANDWLSQDEENPRDPGTDPITEEELARRISMTSLSVTSGGSFTVWFDCDEMFTDHAVTVYGSLKKGLKAANIEG
- a CDS encoding ankyrin repeat domain-containing protein, which codes for MYEIAYLGRWETLPETAAAICDHDTPKLEALLQGGLDLDVPIQLSEYIKLMPLEIAVFRNDVPMIHFLLEHGADSSLAEEQPLLLTAARCCGPEVVKLFVGQTAQLTPKQKERAFQEVRWGKRPENIPVLEQAGITVDKFGGEAFRAAVSEGNTKLARLLLEKGADINYHKPDMVFPNASTAVTEAVRHKNLPMVRWLIEQGADITIADKYGDRPYTVAVQNKNQELADYLKALEPEEWHNEQEKLRQLMPYKLPARLVEYLKTGPLRLEFPEQKWVKWAELYSFMDVQEMTWKRKKLLSLMAAMDNYSDYLLLWSPRDKKLWYLDIEHEEFHPLAKWDDFIADPGRYLNGMIEGEFEE
- a CDS encoding Imm17 family immunity protein translates to MNSGQITAFLQEHWYIASVIIGAVILIGAIRNWNWLCDPTGTRDAHRHGRGYRRVVFFLLGVLLIVVSIWGFVLKLK
- a CDS encoding DUF2262 domain-containing protein — its product is MKKRTVKDFIALYAQEDGEKLVLIQSGTSADKTFLDTFWTAHTHALAMADVQTGQVISGRCYLSWPLTDKERESGGYSKRFAKGRIYRIKARGWKGDALSEPQWYVTEILEEGVPCPALEELWAEYTKPILLEDEVLGTLTLDREMSMFTGTCRWMGKEVQISLDVEIEKKASWTRATNVMKKLLADQEVWDKSLRAMAAQKLTAQANEWLADNDQTDRDPEKDPITGDEFARRIILTEFSVSPGGRFTAWYEDDDMFWGHVVTVDGTLKKGPIGADIQG
- a CDS encoding DUF6138 family protein is translated as MSLPKRDGVHGRYYLIHKPDTDPEVLVEADLCIQDVLSGAARENHAAYPTVVRNHNGTPFLPNQLLERHLSRLPLKEFPCEDAVSICDAMRRLVGWEEIRYELEKYIEKQVQERCFLVGEREDGFTVFPPCAVRPELRPEDVDEGLLRFACYVAVCHTVYGQSFESLTTEHIFGLVSQIRPDMVKKLKTNGSGKLPKDIQQRKTVHFTASANDAFATIRITARDSTEECYAEILDYLCAVLEQEEFPRSYSVECRGKEKIYLPIPGLPKKGVNQLFACAVQHPNLHPAIERYARLAMREYEWYQNLADEACAMPGSFAVFALGLEGEQWAPLVAEYLDLCDDEHSSLQEKFLHALIRKFGFQPWTLGVLVRGALSMQNLKPAKEFRSLIANAESLDALLTVKRRFSAYLLPEEDKDPKFRAIAWQSLLWAIWGPSSENGGSKVIKTVPKELKEKYQQVFA